AGGCCGCGATGCGGGGCTGGTGGGTATCCAGCTTGGGTGCATTCATAAAGGTCAGGGCCTCCTTGGGGTTGCTGCGTCCAGTGTTTGTGGCCACCAGTGTATGCGCTGTTGTGTCAGGGCGGTAGGTGGGGTTTCGTTGCGTGCGCTCACAGGCTGTGCGGGGGTGGCTTGGGGCCACCCGTGAGGAAGTGAAAAATCGAGGATTGCTCATTTTGCTGGTCTATGTCATAATATGTGTGCAAGGCCCCGATATACAGTGTGGCCTGCCCCGGTCCGCCCCCCTGTGGCCGGGTGGCGGTTCGCGCACACCCCCCCCGAGCGCGAACCGCCCTTAATTGTTTTATGGGTGTTATTTCCCCAAAATACCCGGCGCCTTCTGACTGTATTGATCGATGGGTGGAAGTTATCCACAGGAATGCCTATTTTGTGATCCAAATCACCTGTTGGCGGTGGGTTATTCACAGGCTTACCTGAGGCGTTCTGCGCGCTGGTGTGAGAAGCCGGCACACTGCGAGGCATGAACACACCACACCCCAGCGCACCTGTCCTCGTTGCAGTAGCCAACCCCACCATTCACCCAGAAGCGCTCCACATCGTGGCCGCTACCGGACGCGAATGCATAGACACCACGGATCCACGCGAGATTAGTCGCTATGCTCACCGCGTGGCAGCGGTGCTTGTCGACGCCACCACCGCGCCGCACATGACTAGCCTGCCGGCAGATACGCGCGTTATGTACCTCGAAGCAGAACCTGGCCCTATCGACTATGAGAAGGCCATGAAAAGCGGCGCGGAGTTGGCTGTTATCGTGCCGGCTCAATCCCCAGAACTTTTAAAAGCATTAGGCAGGCGGGATGTTGCGCCGCGTGCTGGGAAATATCCAGTGATTGCCGTGATTGGGGCGGCGGGAGGTGCGGGGACGTCGACACTGTGTGCGGCTCTGGCAGTCGATTACCGTGAGGCTCTGCTGATTGATACCGAGCATTTTTCTGGTGGCATTGATCTGTTGCTGGGTAAAGAAGACGATCCGGGTATTCGCTGGGATGACGTGCCCGATAGTGGCGAGAAAGTCCCTGCCTCGGAATTGCTAGCCTCATTGCCCTGTGTGGAGCCCAATATCCGAATCCTAGCCGCTACGCGCGATAGCGTGACGCGAGTAGCGGAGCAACAGTTGCGCGGCGTTGTGGAAAGCGTTCGCGGAACATGCCCCATCATTATCGACGTGCAGCGCCACCATGTGCTGCTCGAATCGTGTGTCGATCTGGCAGATCTTGTGGTGTTGCTCGTGCCGGCTGAAATCCGTTCCGTGGCCGCTGCGGCGCAATTGGTGCCGTGGTTGCGACGTCGCAAAGTAGACGTGGTAGGCGTGCTGCGAGAGCGAGCCTGGTCGAGCGTGGACCGCGACGAAGTAACCCGCGTTACCGGCGCAGACATCGTTGTGACGATCCCGACCATCAAGGGGCTGCCGCGCGAGGTGGAACTTGGCGGAATGGCCACAATACCGCGGGCGTTACGACGCCCCCTCGCAGAACTTAGGAGCCACATCGATGGGTGACCAGCGGCAACGTATTGCAGAAGAAGTACAACGCTACGTGGCGGAGCATCCCGATGCGGCAGCGGGAACCTCGTTGGCGC
The sequence above is drawn from the Corynebacterium rouxii genome and encodes:
- the ssd gene encoding septum site-determining protein Ssd — its product is MNTPHPSAPVLVAVANPTIHPEALHIVAATGRECIDTTDPREISRYAHRVAAVLVDATTAPHMTSLPADTRVMYLEAEPGPIDYEKAMKSGAELAVIVPAQSPELLKALGRRDVAPRAGKYPVIAVIGAAGGAGTSTLCAALAVDYREALLIDTEHFSGGIDLLLGKEDDPGIRWDDVPDSGEKVPASELLASLPCVEPNIRILAATRDSVTRVAEQQLRGVVESVRGTCPIIIDVQRHHVLLESCVDLADLVVLLVPAEIRSVAAAAQLVPWLRRRKVDVVGVLRERAWSSVDRDEVTRVTGADIVVTIPTIKGLPREVELGGMATIPRALRRPLAELRSHIDG